From a single Pyxidicoccus xibeiensis genomic region:
- a CDS encoding PRC-barrel domain-containing protein, producing the protein MRITERVHAGRTVVAAGGQELGTVEALSIDSETWKVEALQVKLHSETADQIGAFWNFFHAGRIELPTRIVQSVSDTVLLSVSVDELRQVLPSESAAPPAH; encoded by the coding sequence ATGCGAATCACGGAGCGCGTCCACGCGGGCCGCACGGTCGTCGCCGCGGGCGGCCAGGAGCTCGGCACCGTGGAGGCCCTGTCCATCGACAGCGAGACCTGGAAGGTCGAGGCGCTGCAGGTGAAGCTGCACTCGGAGACCGCCGACCAGATTGGCGCATTCTGGAATTTCTTCCACGCGGGCCGCATCGAGCTGCCGACGCGCATCGTCCAGTCGGTGAGTGACACGGTGCTGCTCTCGGTCTCCGTCGACGAGCTGCGCCAGGTGCTGCCCTCGGAGTCCGCTGCTCCCCCGGCGCACTGA
- a CDS encoding sensor histidine kinase — MEQAVTNLLQNAARYAPGMPVTVRVQSEGPWARLVVRDSGPGIHEKDHARIFERFAQADSEQFAGGFGLGLWIVKQVVEAHSGTVALTSRPGAGSAFTLMLPCD, encoded by the coding sequence ATGGAGCAGGCGGTCACCAACCTGCTGCAGAACGCGGCGCGCTACGCTCCCGGCATGCCGGTGACGGTCCGGGTCCAGAGCGAGGGCCCCTGGGCCCGCCTCGTCGTGCGCGACAGCGGTCCGGGCATCCACGAGAAGGACCACGCGCGAATCTTCGAGCGCTTCGCCCAGGCGGACAGCGAGCAGTTCGCCGGGGGGTTCGGGCTGGGCCTGTGGATCGTGAAGCAGGTGGTCGAGGCCCACAGTGGCACCGTGGCGCTGACCAGCCGTCCCGGCGCGGGCTCGGCCTTCACGCTGATGCTGCCGTGTGACTGA
- a CDS encoding protein adenylyltransferase SelO, producing the protein MLSFHSRFVESLPGDPLSDRRPRQVQGALWSRVQPTPVAAPRMIAWSPEVARLLGLDAATLQAAEAVQVLAGNALWPGMVPYAANYGGHQFGNWAGQLGDGRAIVLGELLTPDGTRQELQLKGAGPTPYSRRADGRAVLRSSIREFLCSEAMHHLGVPTTRALSLVATGDAVIRDMFYDGHPEAEPGAIVCRVAPSFLRFGNFELCASRGDVALLKQLADYTVQHFFAELGVPSKETYAAFYREVARRTAKLIAHWQAVGFVHGVMNTDNMSILGLTIDYGPYGWVDDFNPGWTPNTTDAEQRRYRFGNQPAIGLWNIERLGVALMPLFDDDESLLEAGLLEYQRTFGEEAGRRFAAKLGLSSLQDEADVALTNGCFAWLAEEETDMTRFFRGLSQVVTMASAPTSLPPVVRETFYGEVPEAHVAKGVEWLAAWWQRTRREDVAPAELARRMDAVNPKYVLRNWLAQEAIDAAHAGDDSKVHTLLDVMRRPFDDQPGREEYAAKRPDWARSKPGCSALSCSS; encoded by the coding sequence ATGCTTTCGTTCCACTCGCGCTTCGTCGAATCCCTCCCCGGAGACCCGCTCAGCGACCGCCGCCCGCGCCAGGTGCAGGGTGCGCTCTGGTCCAGGGTCCAGCCGACGCCCGTGGCCGCGCCGCGCATGATTGCCTGGTCTCCCGAGGTGGCCCGGCTGCTCGGGCTGGACGCGGCCACGCTCCAGGCTGCCGAGGCCGTGCAGGTGCTGGCCGGCAACGCCCTGTGGCCGGGCATGGTGCCGTATGCCGCCAACTATGGGGGCCACCAGTTCGGCAACTGGGCCGGGCAGCTCGGGGACGGGCGCGCCATCGTCCTGGGCGAGCTGCTGACACCGGACGGCACGCGCCAGGAGCTCCAGCTCAAGGGCGCGGGGCCCACGCCCTACTCCCGCCGCGCGGATGGACGCGCGGTGCTCCGCTCGTCGATTCGCGAGTTCCTGTGCAGCGAGGCGATGCACCACCTGGGCGTGCCCACCACCCGGGCGCTGTCGCTGGTGGCGACGGGCGACGCGGTCATCCGCGACATGTTCTACGACGGCCACCCCGAGGCCGAGCCCGGCGCCATCGTCTGCCGTGTCGCGCCGTCCTTCCTGCGCTTCGGCAACTTCGAGCTGTGCGCCAGCCGCGGTGACGTGGCGCTGCTGAAGCAGCTGGCGGACTACACCGTGCAGCACTTCTTCGCGGAGCTCGGCGTGCCGTCGAAGGAGACCTACGCGGCCTTCTACCGCGAGGTGGCGCGGCGCACCGCGAAGCTCATCGCGCACTGGCAGGCCGTCGGCTTCGTGCACGGCGTGATGAACACCGACAACATGTCCATCCTGGGGCTCACCATCGACTACGGCCCCTATGGCTGGGTGGATGACTTCAATCCCGGCTGGACGCCCAACACCACCGACGCGGAGCAGCGGCGCTACCGGTTCGGCAACCAGCCCGCCATCGGCCTGTGGAACATCGAGCGGCTGGGCGTCGCGCTGATGCCGCTGTTCGACGACGACGAGTCCCTGCTCGAGGCGGGCCTGCTGGAATACCAGCGCACCTTCGGGGAAGAGGCAGGCAGGCGCTTCGCGGCGAAGCTCGGGCTGTCGTCGCTCCAGGACGAGGCGGACGTGGCGCTGACGAATGGCTGCTTCGCCTGGCTCGCGGAGGAGGAGACGGACATGACCCGCTTCTTCCGCGGCCTCTCCCAGGTGGTGACGATGGCCTCGGCGCCCACGTCGCTGCCGCCGGTGGTGCGCGAGACGTTCTACGGCGAGGTCCCCGAGGCGCACGTCGCGAAGGGCGTCGAGTGGCTGGCTGCCTGGTGGCAGCGCACCCGCCGCGAGGACGTGGCCCCGGCGGAGCTGGCCCGGCGGATGGACGCGGTGAATCCGAAGTACGTCCTGCGCAACTGGCTCGCCCAGGAGGCCATCGACGCGGCGCACGCGGGGGATGACTCCAAGGTGCACACGCTGCTCGACGTGATGCGCAGGCCCTTCGACGACCAGCCCGGGCGCGAGGAGTACGCGGCGAAGCGGCCGGACTGGGCGCGCTCCAAGCCAGGGTGCTCGGCGCTCTCCTGCAGCTCGTAG
- a CDS encoding class I SAM-dependent methyltransferase — translation MKLSSLLTKDGLQRLPARVRRRLALEARRLVIKGVTHVPPLRSGLELLSFELSLLLARGGEDMYGASYYGAGRNPLDREGNSGYEHYRRSSSHANKAAYLLWKHFEVKDALDVGCALGFTVQALRELGWDAKGTDFSDFAIHHAPWDVKPHLFLGDLSQRLPFEDRQFELVSAFETLEHLPPALVPHAISELFRVTQGFLVVTAPSFGPCDTGPDGWFDGKVRPERLEHYRAQGPEYPGPVPEEDLARDEWGRPLEGHLTIASFAWWRRQFEAAGFVHAPRLERRMNEDIHRLGLQGLWNLYVLQRPGVALPPTDLRTPDALVQLARRWDVPLGPGPKDA, via the coding sequence GTGAAGCTCTCGTCACTCCTCACGAAAGATGGTCTCCAGCGACTGCCCGCCCGCGTGCGGCGGCGGCTCGCGCTGGAGGCCCGGCGGCTGGTCATCAAGGGTGTCACCCACGTCCCGCCGCTGCGCAGCGGCCTGGAGCTCTTGAGCTTCGAGCTGTCCCTGCTGCTGGCACGAGGGGGCGAGGACATGTACGGGGCCAGCTACTACGGCGCCGGGCGCAACCCGTTGGACCGCGAGGGCAACAGCGGCTACGAGCACTACCGCCGCAGCTCCAGCCACGCCAACAAGGCCGCGTACCTGCTGTGGAAGCACTTCGAGGTGAAGGACGCGCTGGACGTGGGCTGCGCGCTGGGCTTCACGGTGCAGGCGCTGCGCGAGCTGGGCTGGGACGCCAAGGGCACCGACTTCAGCGACTTCGCCATCCACCACGCGCCGTGGGACGTCAAGCCGCACCTGTTCCTCGGAGACCTGTCCCAGCGCCTGCCCTTCGAGGACCGGCAGTTCGAGCTGGTGTCCGCCTTCGAGACGCTGGAGCACCTGCCGCCGGCCCTGGTGCCGCACGCGATTTCGGAGCTGTTCCGCGTGACGCAGGGCTTCCTGGTGGTGACGGCGCCGTCCTTCGGCCCGTGCGACACGGGCCCGGATGGCTGGTTCGACGGGAAGGTGCGGCCGGAGCGGCTGGAGCACTACCGGGCGCAGGGGCCGGAGTATCCCGGCCCGGTGCCGGAGGAGGACCTGGCGCGTGACGAGTGGGGCCGGCCCCTGGAGGGGCACCTGACGATTGCGTCCTTCGCGTGGTGGCGGCGCCAGTTCGAGGCGGCGGGCTTCGTGCACGCCCCGCGGCTGGAGCGGCGGATGAACGAGGACATCCACCGGCTGGGCCTGCAGGGCCTCTGGAACCTGTACGTCCTGCAGCGACCCGGCGTGGCGCTGCCTCCCACGGACCTGCGCACGCCGGACGCGCTGGTGCAGCTCGCCCGGCGCTGGGACGTGCCCCTGGGCCCGGGCCCGAAGGACGCCTGA
- a CDS encoding RluA family pseudouridine synthase produces the protein MLLNDGYVYREKLGNRPGSSALAHLTDRYRHSTEAEWQARFVRGEVQLDGVVADGSEALRAGQWLCWHRPPWEEHDTPQGFELVHEDAELVVVVKPGGLPTLPSGGYLKNTLLSFVQARWPEAVPMHRLGRATSGLVLFTRTHDAASKVASSWREGRVHKRYRALSSGLAASEHYDIRAPIGLVPHPLLGEVHGANARGKPSHSTAQVLERRTGDTLFQVDIHTGRPEQIRIHLAFIGHPLVGDPLFAAGGVPLADNPGLPGDGGYLLHAESLALLHPRSGERLQLHAPPPLALRC, from the coding sequence TCAACGACGGCTATGTGTACCGCGAGAAGCTCGGGAACCGACCGGGCAGCAGCGCGCTCGCCCACCTGACGGACCGGTACCGTCACTCCACTGAAGCCGAGTGGCAGGCCCGCTTCGTGCGCGGCGAGGTGCAGTTGGACGGTGTCGTCGCGGACGGCTCGGAGGCGCTGCGAGCAGGGCAGTGGCTGTGCTGGCACCGCCCACCCTGGGAGGAGCACGACACCCCCCAGGGCTTCGAGCTCGTGCATGAAGACGCGGAGCTCGTCGTCGTGGTGAAGCCGGGGGGCCTGCCGACGCTTCCCTCGGGGGGCTACCTGAAGAACACGCTGCTGTCCTTCGTGCAGGCCCGCTGGCCCGAAGCCGTCCCCATGCACCGCCTGGGGCGGGCGACGTCCGGCCTGGTGCTCTTCACCCGCACGCACGACGCGGCCTCCAAGGTGGCGAGCAGCTGGCGCGAGGGCCGGGTGCACAAGCGCTACCGCGCGCTCTCCAGCGGGCTCGCCGCCAGCGAGCACTACGACATCCGCGCCCCCATCGGGCTCGTCCCCCACCCGCTGCTGGGCGAGGTGCACGGCGCGAACGCGCGCGGAAAGCCTTCGCACAGCACGGCGCAAGTCCTCGAGCGCCGCACCGGGGACACGCTCTTCCAGGTGGACATCCACACGGGGCGTCCCGAGCAGATTCGCATCCACCTGGCCTTCATCGGCCACCCCCTCGTGGGAGACCCGCTCTTCGCCGCGGGCGGCGTGCCGCTGGCCGACAACCCCGGCCTGCCCGGCGACGGCGGCTACCTGCTGCACGCCGAGTCGCTCGCCCTCCTGCATCCCCGCTCGGGCGAGCGCCTCCAGCTTCACGCGCCGCCGCCCCTCGCGCTCCGCTGCTAG